The sequence ACTTGACACTGATCCAGATGGAAACGACAAAGGACTGCCCACGTTCTCTGGCCACGTTTTCTCGTGATTCAGAGAAAGGATGACACCACAATAAAGTTGAAACCTTTTGGAAtacaggcacccatgaagagccacctcctcgtggtgggtaatgggtaacgctaagtgctctcctcccgtgtggacccgggacagaatgtgtccacagcaccccattgcttgtcgtaagaaaagTTCTAAGTTAAAATCTTCCATCCATAACACTTCTGCGTTCTGGAAAGAGCTGAGAAGTCTGAATGCTACAAAGAGCCCACGTTGTCCACTAGACAAATCTTTACTGTATAATCATTTTAAAGGGTTGTTCACACCTAGAAATCTAGCTGACGATACCACTGAGAATGATGTTTTCTGTCCTGATGTGAATATTCCTTTAAATGATATTGATAGCTATATTCTTGAGTCCTCTATCACTGATGAGGAAATATGTTCATGTCTTTCCCATCTGAAAAATGGCAAGTCAGCGGGTAGTGATGGTGTAATTACTGAGCTGTTGAAATCATCTAAGCATGTTATTATGCCCTTTTTAAAGGTATTGTTTAATAAGATTTTTGATACAGGCGTTTGTCCCATGGCTTGGACGAAAGCAATAGTTATTCCTTTACATAAAAAGGGCGATCGCTAAAacccagataattacagagggATTTCAATACTGTGCATGTTAAGTAAATTATATACGTCCATTTTAAATGTCCGCATCAGAACCTGGGCAAATATAAGGAGTAAAATTCCCGAAACACAAGCTGGTTTTAGACAAGGGTACTCTACGATTGATCATATTTTTACTTTACATGGTGTTATAGAAAAATGTCTAATTAAGAAAAGGAAAAAGTTATATgttgcttttattgattttagaaaAGCCTTTGACTCAATTGACCGTCCTAAGTTATACAAGTGCTTATTCAAATCTGGTCTTCAGGGGAAAATGCTATCTGctatcatgagtatatatagtTCAGTAACAGCTTGTGTTAGAGGTTATAATgggtatactgaatattttgattgtccAATTGGTTTAAAGCAAGGTTGTGTTCTTAGCCCcgtattgttttcctttttcattaaTGGATTATCAGATGACATATCTAGATATGGCAAATATGGAGTGCAGTTATTTCCCGACCTATTAGGAATAATGTTACTtatgtttgcagatgatgttgttCTTATATCTGATAAAATTACAGGCTTACAGAATCAACTTAATATACTGCACAATTACTCTGAATATTCAAGTCTAGAGGGAAATTTAGACAAGACAAATATAGTTGTTTTTAGAAGGGGAGGGCGCTTAGCAACGAATGAAAAGCCagccaataacaacattaagTACTTATAAATATCTGGGAGTTGTATTTTCGTCAACATTCAAAATGAGAAATTGCATCACTGATTTAGCATTGAGGGGCAAGCGGGCCTTAATGGAAGTAATAAGTAATTTAAATGGAATTGGAATAATAGACCCCAGTGTGTACTTCAAAATTTTTGATGCCCAGATACAGCCGATATTACTGTACGGAGCAGAAATCTGGGGAATGCATAGATTTTATGAAATAGAAAAGGTCCATTTAATAGCCTGCAAACGTTTCTTGAATGTCAGCCCTCAAACACCTACTGCTATTGTATATGGCGAATGTGGAAGATATCCTCTCTATATAAACGCATTGTgtaaaactttgaaatattggGTAAAGGTTATTCATATGCATGAAGATAGAATCCCCttgaaagtgtacaaaatgcaaGTGTATTACGATAACTGTGGCTACAAGACATATGCTTCTTACATAAGAGAAATACTTTTTGCACATGGGTTTGGTTACGTCTGGATGTCCCAGACAGTTGGTGACGCAGCTTTATTTTTAAGTAGATTCAAGACTGTtgcaatcaatatattttttcaatcatGGAACAGTACATTGAATAACAGTTCACGATACCATATGTACCGTGAGTTTAAAAGTCTGTTAActccagaaaaatatttatcatgtatatTGGACAAAAAGTTTCGAAATATTTTGACCAAATTCCGATGTGGATTATTAAGGCTAAAGTATAATGAAGGTAGATGGTTGAATGTCGAGGTTGCTGAACGTAGTTGCCCTCTGTGTAATCTAGGTGTAGAAGACGAGTACCATTTCATCTTTATATGTACTGAATATAACGCACTAGGATTAAAATACTTGCCatgtatatatcagaaacaaccaaaCTACTATAAATTTAAGTCTCTGTTATCAACGAACAATGAAACAACTTTAagaaatttatgtaaatatatctatcATGCTTATAAAAGCAGGACAATCAAACTTCAATAATTTTTCTTCAAACCACAGGTTCGTACATTTTaaccatatatttacatttgtgtgtatatatgtttatatcacaatgttatatttatagtgACAAGAATCTGTTAATACAATCCACATGCACCATTGATATGTATACCCTGTAATAATTAACTTATATTTGTAACAATTGcgtgtatattgtatatgggcCAGTGGCCTACGTAcggaataaaaaaaaatacttgacttgactaaattgggcaacctctttgccgtgggttgcgtcccatgTAGGACAgcatcctggtggttgagagcagttgggcttttaactgcatTCCATTTGCCCGAAACACCACtccggccctaacttcaccaaacgggtggttgaatgggcccgattcaaccaatcggctggtcatgccaagccctgtgcatggactatgtatgtaaatttgatttggaattgttgtgaaTTTTGCTCTTGGCACTACTGTTGATGTGTAACTTTTTTGATTGTGAAATATCCAAATTATGATGATGTGAACTTTGTCTAGAGTTTTGTGCCAGAAGGcaatggctcatgggccaatctggtagactaattagttataattcttctactgaagtatatcatccgggcatccttggtgctgcaagctggaggcccgctttctttagcattgtccttgtgatacacAGTGGTGGGTGGgcagctcggatgatgaaccaaattaGACTAACCACTGGTTATGACATAACCCCCAGataaacaaaacgtccacttgaaattgatcttgttgatactgaccactgACCGTCTATATcaattgagtattggccacgttttcttgagactccggacaagacaccattaaaaatgaaccctttcgcagtatctaagggtattcaatgTATTGCTGGGGACGTAAAGAACATCAGAcacttacgttcgggtgcgctgttaattgaattgaaaaagacaacaatcaaccaaccttatgaacatcaaatctttcgtgggcattccggtcacggtctctccgcataaaaccttgaacacaagcaaaggtatcatgAGAGATggggatcgattgtttgatgatatgtcggaacttgatataggatctgaaatgtaGCAACAAGGTatgctctatgtcaagcgcttttcaactcggagaaacaacgaaaccatcacgacaaatacgtatctgtttactttttcatgtcctaatgctcccaaatcagtgaaggcagcctattgtaatattccagttgatacctacatccccaacccgctcaaatctttcaaatgccagaaatatggacacggtgtaaatacctgcacattgtctgttgtgtgtgctcactgtggtgagaagacacacacaacagaagattgtgacagtgattataaaaaatgcaccaattgctcaggcgatcattcttcattttctaaacagtgtccaatctggaaagagcaaataGAGATCAATAagataaaattcactcaaaatatctcttttcctgaggccaaaaaactggtaaagagttctgatcttccagaaagttatacTGCAgtcgcaaaaacatcatcgggggctagctctaaaacaacatcaaccacaggctgccaaactaccttgacgtgggtaaattgcgattctccacagttTTTGCActctgctatatcatcacagacagaaGAATCACTTCCttgtacctcaaagtcgtcttctgatcacacatcatcatctcagtcataCTCAAAGTCACAATTGACAGCTGTTAGTGACCAAATGGTGAAAAGTAAACAGAAGCCAAAGcatgatgcttcaaaacaacaaagtggcagagctcctaatgGGTCACAAACTATAatacaattgtttaataaatgcacgtctcttgaagacatggacgtttctgaaaacgtccattctagggcacatagcttttcgccctccaaaagagtgcggggtatatccccaataaatcccccaagcggtagtttattcaaataatattgtgcagtggaactacagagggttgaggactaatttacatgaattacagctattagtccaagactttacaccttcagcgttatgtctcccagaaacatatttaaaacaaacagataaatttggaattgtttgcaTTTTAAGCTTGGCTACCTTTGTTcttagaatattatttgacttgatttttgattacatgaactttgcctagagtcttatgcccagaaggcggtggctcatgggccaatctggtgggacttttaatatttttaatatttctgctggagtatatcatctgagtatccttggtgctgtaagctggaggcctgcttgctttagcattgtccttgtgatacacagtggcgggtggggagcttggATGACGAACCATTATACCAATAAacatggattaccaaacccctaacaaaaaaacaaaacgtcaacTGGAAAACGATGATCAACATCGACCCTctatacaaattgatcactggccacgttttttgattattgagaccctggtggttgagggcaatcggagcaggaccagtgttcctattgttcaacacaccacttcggccctgtcgtcacctagacgggtggttgaatgggcccggttcaaccaatcggctggtcatgccaagccctgtacatCGATTTTatgccaagccctgtacatggattttatgtcattgcacagaatttgatttggaattgtttacattttagtcttggctccctttgttcatggcacctgtggcgagccacctcctcgtggtgggtgctgggtaacgccaagagctcacCAACAGCCCTgctgtggacccggggggatatttggtccaccaacccgtttgccgtgggttgcggccctgtgtcggtggaggaggggatcctggtggttgagggcaataggttcCTGGAACCGCGTTCctcttgcccaacacaccactttggccctgacttcgcctagacgggtggtagaatgggcccggttctaccaatcagctggtcatgccaggccctgtgcatagtgatttattattgcacaaatttgatatattatttggtcttggctttttgAAATTACAATTATTCCTGATAttatattgcctagagtcctgtgccagaaggcggtggctcatgggccaatctggttattCCTctggattaactggagtataccattcctGTAACCCTTTGGTGTCAGTTTGCTGGAAGTCCGTATGACATCGCCCTTGTTGGCGCTCCAAGGCGGGCAGGGATTAGGTTTGCTGAACCAATATACATTTCAACATGGgtaaacacaatccaaaaaaaccaaaacgtcaacTTTCAGAATCCGATTCTGATCTTGAttctgatgaagatgaaa comes from Haliotis asinina isolate JCU_RB_2024 chromosome 13, JCU_Hal_asi_v2, whole genome shotgun sequence and encodes:
- the LOC137259448 gene encoding uncharacterized protein — encoded protein: MEVISNLNGIGIIDPSVYFKIFDAQIQPILLYGAEIWGMHRFYEIEKVHLIACKRFLNVSPQTPTAIVYGECGRYPLYINALCKTLKYWVKVIHMHEDRIPLKVYKMQVYYDNCGYKTYASYIREILFAHGFGYVWMSQTVGDAALFLSRFKTVAINIFFQSWNSTLNNSSRYHMYREFKSLLTPEKYLSCILDKKFRNILTKFRCGLLRLKYNEGRWLNVEVAERSCPLCNLGVEDEYHFIFICTEYNALGLKYLPCIYQKQPNYYKFKSLLSTNNETTLRNLCKYIYHAYKSRTIKLQ